The genomic DNA AGGAACATTATTCCCTTGTTGGAAAGGAAATTTTGTTGCTAGTACTCCAACAGCAGCTATtaataattaaccctctggagtccatctatttattgaaaatacatattttttatttacagtaataactttatttccaGTGGGTATggaaagtattcagaccccctTAAATTTTTCACTCTTTGTTTCATTGCAGCCATTTGCTAAAAtcatttaagttcattttttcccctcattaaTGTACACTCAGCACCCCatcttgacagaaaaaaaacagaaatgtagaaatttttgcaaatttattaaaaaagaaaaactgaaatataacaTGGTCATAAGTATTCAGaccctatttttaaaaattagcctatttattattattttttgctgtttttgtgtgtataaatggttaaaagaaatggtacatttccatagacacttgtgtcttttgtttgtattttgggttcctggcagctttattaatttattaataataatttgttaattaaaattaaatgaaaaatctgactgatagccaagtttgtgtggagaaaaaggagccatgcatgtgatgtaaggacagactgaaagatgctaaacagagacagaaatgaattaataggaagttgacaaattttaaACCAAactctcctggacttcagaggtttaattacCTTATTTTAAGGAATGTCAGCTTTTGTGCAGTCTTCTCTAAATTGCtgattggctttttttttgctcacagTGACCTTGTACCAGCCTACAAGTATAAAAAGCCATGGGGAACACAAGCAGTGAGAGGGCTGCCATGGGCCACCATGGGGAGAAGGCTCAGCGGAGGGACAGCCGCGGTACCAAAGATGGAGGGCCAAAAATCCTGATGGACAGCCCCGAGGATGCAGATATTTTTCATGGTGATGACATGAAAGTAAGTATTGCTGCTGTCTCAGAAACCTGTTTTCATCATGGTACTGTACAACACCAGCACAACATGAACTTGtttagtttctttcttttttttctgcacattttgcagataatttgcactctgcacattcttcacTCAATTTGCACGAggttgtatattgtatatagtatattgttagaagtatttttctattagattgtttattttttatctttatctaaaagggTAATAATTTTGGgtgcaactacaaagagacacaaagcaactacaaagagacttaaaTTTACTACAAAGACgcacaaaatgacagcagaGGGGCACAGAGCAACTACAAAGTGACCTCAAAttacttcaaagagacacaaagcaactacaagagactcaaaattactacaaagagacttaaaattactacaaagagacacaaagcaactacaagagactcaaaattactacaaagagactcaaaattactacaaagagacttaaaattactacaaagagacacaaagcaactacaagagactcaaaattactacaaagagactcaaaattactacaaagactcaaaattactacaaagagacttaaaattactacaaagagactcaaaattactacaaagactcaaaattactacaaagagacttaaaattactacaaagagacacaaagcaactacaaagagacttaaaattactacatagacacaaaatgacagcagaGGGGCAcagagcaactacaaagagacctaatatgacttcaaagagacacaaagcaactacaagagactcaaaattatttttgtggtcagctgtaacaaagaaatttccccgctgtggaaTTAATAAAgtcgaatctaatctaatctaatggtTATGCCCATTGTACATTATCTTAATGAatgcttgttgtttgtgttttaggcTCCTTTAGAGAAAGAGGAGTTCCTTGCATGGCAGCAGGACTTGGAAGCAGATGACAAAGCGCCAACTCTGGACCGACCGACAGTCTTTCGCTGGACTGGAGATGGTAAAGAGGTCTTCCTGTCTGGATCCTTCAACAGCTGGGCCAACAAGATCCCCCTCATTAGAAGGTAAAGGGACATCTTAACTCTAGCTGTAGTGGATGTTTCTGTCAAGTGGTGACATTTTGTCAGTTGTAATTCTGCACCCACTACTAGTTAATTCATGGGGAAAGTTTAAACTTTTCTCATTTAAGCTAACAAgactcaaatgcatgtttttccactaataaattaaatgatttcagttcagttcagcttttttatttcgaacatgtgcgagcaacacaacaaaataaactcaaaaacaaacaaatccaatgagaataatcaaaacaaaaatagcaacagtcaaaacaaaagctatactTTTACTTGACAGTTCTGTAAACCTCCACACAGAACcatgcaaaagcaccactttaaatcttgttttgaccaaaaatgtggGCACAAATTTCTCagaagtacaggtgcatctcaatcaatatattagaaaagtttatttatgtcagttattcaattaaaaaagtggaaataacacattatatagatccattacacacagaatgaaacatttcacgtcttagtttatttaatttcttctaattataatgatcatggcttacatttaatgatgaCCTaacattcagtgtctcaaaaaaaatttaattttacaaaagaccaattttaaaaagtatgtttaatatggaaatgttggcctctaaaaagtatgtccatctatatgactcaatacttggttggggctgtttgacttgagctactggaaatggacttttccatcatataataatgtattgagatgcacctgtaagtcATTCAGAATgacaaaagcataaaaaaaagactaacgAACTAAAGAAATATTTGTCAACAAATTCAGAACAATCAGTTAGTCAACTATGCGACTTAAAGGGGGCAGCCTTAGAAGAGAAGAAGTGATTATCCTGAGAGTAAGAATAATGTTCTAGATCCAGCTTAATGACTTCTTCATTGTATGCCCTCACTAAGTAGAGGGCATACGTATTATTAATGAGGTTGAAGATTCGAAGGGAAGTACTGTGTTAACTCGCCGGTGTGGCTCATATTCCCTCTTGTCGTTTGTCAAAGTCAGAACACCTTTGTGGCCATTGTGGATCTACCTGAAGGGGAGCATCAGTACAAGTTTTATGTGGACGGCCAGTGGACCCACGACCCAGCCGAGGTCAGCGTTACATAATGAATCATAGTGAACTTGTAGGTTGTAGTCATACCAGTAGTACTCACTGTTACTGCTAGTGTGGAAGGTGAATTCAAGCAGTCTTCTGAGGGAGACTATATCTATTGTGTTGTGTAAATAACCAGCATTATCTTGTTTCTCTGTAGAAATACAATTACAGATGTGAATGTCACTATGGCTATTTTTTagattcaggttttttttttttgatttagattcaactttattgtcattgcacatgtcacaagtacaaagcaacgaaatgcagatagcatctaaccagaagtgcattaagcagtaattgtgaatcatattgcaatatatacaggaatgaattgtataaaaCTTTTGTATAACATTTAACCCTGTAAATTTGacaaattgtgacatttttgaGAGACAGTGGGAGGTCTTGTTCATGTGTTGACCTGTAATTGCCTGTAAAATCCTTTAAACCTAAACACTGGGTATGTATCCTAGAAATTATactagtatagtatagtatagtagttTTTACTTTTGAGTTTTACTTATGAATTTGATTGTTTCATGTTCCCTCACAGCCAGTTGTAACCAGTCAGCTTGGGACAGTTAACAATATCATCCAGGTGAAGAAAACAGACTTTGAGGTGTTTGATGCTCTGATGGTGGACTCACAGAAATGCTCTGACATGTCAGGTGAGTGCTGACGACGCCTTTCAGTgtccatgttaaatgtctagatatcagctcttaaattaaactcttatgagctatttttgttgttatgattattGTTATAAAAATGAGGTTTATACAGTGTTTCAGATGTTTTAAATCCTACAATGAGTATGGGAGTCCCCATTTCTTACATGTCTTGTTTATACTTCTCTTATATGACTTTATTGCTGGGGCTGGCAGGGTGAGGTAAGGTTCAGGGTAAAGTATCAATAAAGGAAGTCTAGAACAGAGTGAGGATTAGAGAAAGGTCAGAGGACATTTAGATTGGGGATATCCTGATTACTGATTAAGGGAACAAAGGAAAACGTCTAGATGCACTGTCTGTTAACAATTTACAAGGGTTAGGACAGCCCATTATCAATAATGGTATAAGAATCACCTGTTAGAGCTCCTCGGggagcctttttctctgtaacccCTCGTTGTGTGTTGCACTGTTAAACGCTCCTTCTTGTACAAGAATAATAAATTCTAATTCAACTTTACTACTCCGAATCCAATCTTCTTTATTGAAGGGTCACTCTAAAAAATTCCTATAacaattatatttgtccaaacaaatgtaaaaatgtaatatgaaagaatggaattcactgcctaaaaatatcaaactcaccactaacataaagtcaaaatattaataaaacagtatttttcaaaataagaaaatatttatatgtatgtagtatatttctatagataaatgatatgtgttattatgatgtatatgctgtagagcgaatgtgtatatacaacatatgtattatgAGTTAGTAGGTTTGGAATGATGTATGCATATATGATAtggagaaatgtgtgtaatatggattaatatgtgaataatttttgttttgttttttattttttattatgttttgtgttttcaactgtatatttgatactgttggaccctaggaagaatagctgtagctttgctgcagctaatggggatcttaaaaataataataataataataataaactaaactaaacctttagttgcaccaggcattaaaatgaacaagagattgaagaaaacaatggtctaatattttttaccatgactgtatatgactgTTGGATCACTTGgaatttaaaacttttaatattaaatattgaatGTTCTGTCCCAGTCATATGTTCCACTCTTGCTTTATCTCATCAGACCTCTCCAGCTCTCCTCCGGGGCCGTACCATCAGGATGCATATATTCCTAAACAGGAAGAGAAGATCAAGTCTCCTCCCATTCTCCCTCCTCACCTGCTACAGGTCATCCTGAACAGAGACACTGGCATTTCTGTAAGTGGCTGTGATGCAGTTAAATGAGAGATATTTTCATTGAGGAGCTTCATGAAAGAATAAACGTATTATTCTCTATTTTGTGCTGCagctgtactgccctacaaagtctaactgcagtaactaagcttaaaaaaatgctttaaagttgttgttttttatgttttttaactggccagccaaatttgTTATTGGTAggttagtgatatgacacttatttctacatgtattgatgatgcacattttatgctttaaaatcatgacaaatatttgacatttggCCCCAAAaatgttactgcactctggttttgcatcacTGTCAAAAGTTCTAGTAGTATtgcataaacagagtgcagttacttcaatgttgttgtcttctttcagcttttatattttgttttcagtgaattaacattttcagattgattttgttataagtatatttaaaagtgtgtaacaactctattcaaagatttgtgtattttagacttaatattataaagtaagtcttctctttcttttcctcaatgaaataattaattgaataagcaaacaattaaacatgaatatttatttacttatttattcttttggcactgcctcttgtaaaaaatacataaatgtggcaggatgaattgaatatgtgatgaatcTGCTAATATTAGTAAtttcataacctgcaataaagtaataaaaacatatatatattataaagtaatgttatatttaagtcttaatatcatttttatctcactttttttctggattttttagttactgcaatttttatatcattatttctctgaaataaagcaaaattgaaatctaaaactttgtcacaagataaaacagacataaaggagttcatttttagttataactcaatttcaaccaaaaatgtagtaacTGCAGTttgactttgtagggcagtgtagtaTCCTTAACTTAAaagaacactccaccgttttttcatattaaaacatgttattcgggtaagtaagacgagttgatacagacctcttgcgtctcaatgcgtgcactcaatcgccctggcgcgcggagctacttggctagcacttagcttagcccagttcattcattaggacccaaacagatggacagttagaagcgaccaaactcctccacgttttccctatttaaatacagctacacgagtagttaaacgaccaagtatggcgacacaaaataaaacgtggcgctttttgaagcggataaaaaggataactataatgtatggcggaatagcacttgggagcacttcgactcggcgcagtaatatcatcactcctgacggaagtgagagggagcggaagtgatgatataactgcgccgagtcgaagtgctcccaagtgctattccgccatacattatagttctccttttaatccgcttcgaaaagcgccacgttttattttgtgtcgccatacttggtcgtttaactactcgtgtagctgtatttaaatagggaaaacgtggaggagtttggtcgcttctaactgtccatctgtttggaccgtaatgaatgaactgggctaagctaagtgctagccaagtagctccgtgcgccagggcgattgagtgcacgcattgagacgcaagaggtctgtatcaactcgtcttacttacccgaataacatgttttaatatgaaaaaacagtggagtgttcctttaaaataTAGTCAGTAtatcaacatttattttctgtttcttttttaaatccagtGTGACCCGGCATTACTCCCAGAACCCAACCACGTCATGCTCAACCACCTCTACGCTCTCTCCATTAAGGTAAGGCCTCAAGTCCACTCAATCACCACAAAAACtagttttatatttactttttttccagCACCATGTGGCTGCAAAACTTTCTGTCGTGACACTTAAGAAGTGAGCAGCTTCGTGAGCATTTTGTAATAGAAACtgtgagctgctgcagctgttggCGAGCTAGCACAAAGCTGACACAGCAGATTGTATCTATGGAATGCCAACAATGATAACAGGCTGCTAATGGGGGAGCTGGAGGACAGATTATTCCAcaggaaaaacaaactaaatgttCTTGTCAGGatataaatacaaacagaaGTATCACCCTAAATGGGGAGGAAAAAGAGgaattataacacaaaaaaatggaGCTCACATGTGTATCCTGCTGCTGGTTTCCCATCAAACCACACTCAGGATTTTCCATTTGAGTCGGTTTTTCCAGGTGGCTTATCTGTAatggtatttttgtttttagtacGTGTGTTTTTCTCAGCAGCAACTCTGTGTAATAAAGTTTGCAGTGACCACACAATCATACAAAAAGCAGGTAAAATGACCCCGAACCAAAAATCCAAATTCGTTAGCTCAGCTCAACATGCCTGCTGGAGGGAGTGTGGACCTGTTTCAGCAGACCAGGCTCACATTTTCTGGTCATGCCCAGTTGTTCTACCTTTCTGGAGAGAAGTGAGCCCATTAGtcttagggcgctttcacatcTATCttgtttggtccggactttaggacttttcagtttgatccgaacctaaattccaggtgtgaaaggtgccgcggaCCACGCTCCAcaccaaaggaccaaaatttggtccgaccaaaagaggtggtctcggtccggaccaaacgaaccaaggtccgaaccttttgcagtgtgaaaacaactttttttgtagttcggaccttcgtatcaatgacaggaagtttttttcttctgctgctctttatgtatgtatgtatagcaCTATAAAGACAAGTTAATACACCACTACTGTCAGCTCATAGTTCCCACACTCACCTTCTCTCTGGAAAAGACTTTGCCATAACTGGCAGGATTGCGACAGGTAAAAGGtggctcgctggattcattttgtgtaaacacgTCAAGGAAGTAACACTGACGTCTTTGTTTTCATAGAGGCACTTGCAATTGGTAAACAACAGATCAAGTCCTGCTGGAGCTCTGCTAGTTGTCCAGTATTTCTTTGAATATTCACaaattttcttttctcctttgaGCTGTGTGTCACCTAAAGCAgagctctgcacacacacacacccacacacacacacacacacacacacacacacacacacacacacacacacacacacacacacacacacacacacacacacacacacaaacacaaaggtaAAAAGTAGAGGAGTTGTGAACCCttgaatgtaaatatgtaaaagcACGGTTTAGTTTACTTTAATAGCAATTGCAGCAGTCGACTCAGACGACACAGTTTCTCTATGAAAATAAGAACAGGAATACAGTCTTGGTAACATTGTTGATGTGGATTAGTGAGCTGAGTGGGTCGTGTAGATTAGCTGGTGGCCCTCCCACTAATCTCTGTGGTTTACAGTGTGGTTTACTCTCCACATGGTACCACTGATACCATTGTTCCCATGCTGTACGTGTAAATTTAATTGTAGTaaagttaatttttttctcccattttgtctttttctgccaCAGGATGGAGTGATGGTGCTCAGTGCGACTCATCGCTACAAGAAGAAGTATGTCACCACCTTGCTCTATAAACCCATTTGATTGAAGACCTGCCTTTTTAAACCTTGTCCAACCGTGTACACTGAGTGTACAAaatacaacctggtctcacaggaatccgtgaaatagccacggatttgcttaactcaaaatccgtggaatagccacagaataactcaaatttccgtgaaactgacacggatttcgctacaatgcaagttaatgacagtcatatcccgtggctattccaacatccaaagtgattatgtacattcactgagtgaatatttagaaaataaaacatatatttctcgctagaaatgtgatcaaaatccatttttatgcagaaactaagtcaaaatattgatttgtttttacaaaaaatgagagaactgtccgccacgttttttgttctgaccactgtgaccttaaaagtcacatgacttggaacaaaccaataggaacaaatatccatggaatagccacgggatatgactgtcat from Centropristis striata isolate RG_2023a ecotype Rhode Island chromosome 19, C.striata_1.0, whole genome shotgun sequence includes the following:
- the prkab1a gene encoding 5'-AMP-activated protein kinase subunit beta-1a encodes the protein MGNTSSERAAMGHHGEKAQRRDSRGTKDGGPKILMDSPEDADIFHGDDMKAPLEKEEFLAWQQDLEADDKAPTLDRPTVFRWTGDGKEVFLSGSFNSWANKIPLIRSQNTFVAIVDLPEGEHQYKFYVDGQWTHDPAEPVVTSQLGTVNNIIQVKKTDFEVFDALMVDSQKCSDMSDLSSSPPGPYHQDAYIPKQEEKIKSPPILPPHLLQVILNRDTGISCDPALLPEPNHVMLNHLYALSIKDGVMVLSATHRYKKKYVTTLLYKPI